A region of Bacteroidota bacterium DNA encodes the following proteins:
- a CDS encoding cytochrome c oxidase subunit 3 has product MKKQMIQKPIQEQEYTVHPLKFILWLIIVAAVMLFAGLTSAYIVKKIDGKAWLEFQLPSMFMVSTIVVILSSVTMWWSHRSAKRDEIQRVKMGLFATLLFALSFVGLQYMGWKQLVENNVYFTGFSVSASFVYVISGLHVLHILGGIIFLGILLAKTYRYEVHKKNMLSISLCSTYWHFVGLLWVYLYFFMTYA; this is encoded by the coding sequence ATGAAAAAGCAAATGATACAAAAACCTATACAGGAGCAAGAGTACACGGTACATCCACTCAAATTTATTTTGTGGCTGATTATAGTGGCTGCTGTTATGCTGTTTGCAGGATTAACAAGTGCTTATATAGTTAAGAAAATTGATGGCAAAGCATGGCTCGAGTTCCAATTGCCTTCCATGTTTATGGTTTCTACCATAGTAGTAATATTATCGAGTGTAACCATGTGGTGGTCGCACCGTTCAGCAAAAAGAGATGAAATTCAACGTGTAAAAATGGGGCTTTTTGCTACCTTATTATTTGCATTGTCATTTGTAGGATTACAATATATGGGATGGAAACAATTGGTCGAGAATAATGTATACTTTACGGGCTTCTCAGTTTCAGCATCATTTGTATATGTTATTTCCGGATTGCACGTATTACATATTTTGGGTGGTATTATATTCTTAGGAATTTTACTTGCCAAAACTTACCGTTACGAAGTACATAAGAAAAATATGCTTTCTATATCATTGTGCAGCACCTATTGGCATTTTGTGGGATTGCTTTGGGTATACTTGTATTTTTTTATGACCTACGCTTAA
- a CDS encoding cytochrome c oxidase subunit 3, whose product MSESVALNPNSAWTGGKSPFGVSYGKLMMWVFLLSDAFTFSSLLVTYGCNRYLSGGSEIKWPHPDQVFNHFPGIHGVDMLGPGSGLPLLFVSLMTFILIFSSVTMVLAVEAGSRKHRNDVAFYMFLTIIGGIAFLSCQAWEWTQFIQGSHEGSKFLVNGEKIYGANLFLNEYGPAAFAGLFFIVTGFHGFHVLSGVVLNVIIYVNVIKGTYDKRGHYEMIEKVGLYWHFVDLVWVFVFTFFYLI is encoded by the coding sequence ATGTCAGAATCAGTAGCTTTAAATCCCAACAGTGCCTGGACCGGTGGCAAGTCGCCCTTCGGTGTGAGCTATGGCAAACTAATGATGTGGGTATTCCTATTATCGGATGCATTTACTTTCTCATCACTTTTGGTTACCTATGGTTGCAATCGCTACCTCTCAGGTGGTTCAGAAATTAAGTGGCCACATCCCGATCAGGTGTTCAATCACTTTCCCGGAATTCATGGTGTTGATATGCTGGGTCCAGGTTCAGGATTGCCCTTATTATTTGTAAGTTTAATGACTTTTATCCTCATCTTTAGTTCCGTAACTATGGTGTTGGCAGTTGAGGCTGGCTCTCGTAAGCATCGTAACGATGTAGCATTTTATATGTTCCTCACTATTATTGGAGGTATCGCATTTTTGAGTTGCCAAGCATGGGAATGGACGCAGTTTATACAAGGTAGCCACGAAGGAAGTAAATTCTTGGTGAACGGAGAAAAAATATATGGGGCTAATTTATTCCTCAACGAGTATGGACCAGCAGCATTTGCAGGGCTCTTCTTTATTGTAACAGGTTTCCATGGTTTCCACGTATTGAGTGGTGTCGTGCTCAATGTTATTATATATGTGAATGTAATTAAAGGCACCTACGATAAACGCGGACATTATGAAATGATAGAGAAAGTGGGATTGTATTGGCACTTTGTTGACTTGGTTTGGGTATTCGTATTTACCTTCTTCTATCTTATATAA
- a CDS encoding cytochrome C oxidase subunit IV family protein, which translates to MEHTDNTEHTEHHEGHGISKKAIWRTFGILSFLTVVDFAIFFNMDGTMSRNMIFVALGIIKSYYIVGIFMHMNYEVKRLAGIILLPFGFILGLIAALLYEGDRWSVIKWFVE; encoded by the coding sequence ATGGAACATACAGATAATACAGAACATACTGAACACCACGAAGGACACGGCATATCTAAAAAAGCTATTTGGAGAACCTTTGGTATACTTTCATTCCTTACCGTGGTCGACTTTGCTATTTTCTTCAATATGGACGGTACCATGAGCCGCAACATGATATTTGTAGCATTGGGTATAATTAAATCATATTATATAGTGGGCATTTTTATGCACATGAATTATGAAGTAAAACGCCTGGCTGGAATTATTTTATTGCCTTTTGGCTTTATTTTGGGTTTAATAGCTGCACTTTTATATGAAGGTGATCGCTGGAGTGTAATCAAGTGGTTTGTCGAGTAG
- a CDS encoding SCO family protein — MNRTLSRLTLILIIVLPIVLYYIMRQATIVVNYVPILGEKEYDPIKKDTIYHKVPAFKFTDQLGRTITEKKLDGHVYIANFFFSTCKDVCPKMQGVVRSIYEKFCDTSGGLNKDPFVRFISHTVDPETDTVAQLKKYADAMGANPDFWYFVTGSKPEIYGLAQRGYLLPTGEDPSIPADSMKFFHSQILVLVDKEKRIRGAYDSHDPNDINRLQDDVRMLVYEYNEKLEKAKK; from the coding sequence ATGAATAGAACATTATCCAGATTAACCCTTATATTAATTATTGTACTTCCAATCGTATTATATTATATCATGAGGCAGGCCACAATTGTGGTCAATTACGTTCCTATTTTGGGCGAGAAGGAATATGACCCCATAAAAAAAGATACCATATATCATAAAGTTCCTGCTTTCAAATTTACAGACCAATTGGGTCGTACTATTACAGAAAAGAAATTAGATGGTCATGTATATATCGCCAACTTTTTCTTTAGCACTTGCAAAGATGTTTGCCCAAAAATGCAGGGCGTGGTGCGTAGTATATATGAAAAATTTTGTGATACCAGTGGCGGATTAAACAAAGATCCATTTGTTAGATTTATTAGCCATACGGTAGACCCTGAAACAGATACTGTAGCACAATTAAAAAAATACGCAGATGCAATGGGAGCCAATCCCGATTTTTGGTATTTTGTAACAGGCAGCAAACCCGAAATATATGGTTTGGCACAACGAGGTTATCTTTTGCCCACCGGCGAAGACCCTAGTATTCCCGCCGATTCCATGAAATTTTTCCATAGCCAAATATTAGTTTTGGTCGACAAAGAAAAACGAATCCGCGGAGCCTATGATAGTCATGATCCTAACGACATCAATCGCTTGCAAGACGATGTGCGGATGTTGGTGTATGAGTATAATGAGAAATTAGAAAAGGCGAAGAAATAG
- a CDS encoding tRNA-(ms[2]io[6]A)-hydroxylase gives MLKLKLATDPRWVNIAEKSIAEILTDHAYCEQKAATSGISMIIACPGHTRLVNEMTSLVAEEWGHFRKVYKELEKRNLPLGHKRKDEYVIALLKLKKSGRDQEFQTCENLLLNAMIEARSCERFRLLSLNMEDEYFRKFYHEFMVSEAGHYTMYIDLAKDFMPEEHVATRWEEILEGEAKILAQMELRGDRVH, from the coding sequence ATGCTCAAATTAAAACTTGCCACCGACCCACGTTGGGTAAATATTGCCGAAAAAAGTATTGCCGAAATCCTCACCGACCATGCCTACTGCGAACAAAAAGCAGCTACCTCGGGCATTAGTATGATAATAGCCTGCCCCGGGCACACACGTTTGGTTAATGAAATGACTTCCTTGGTAGCTGAAGAGTGGGGGCATTTTCGCAAAGTATATAAAGAACTCGAGAAACGTAATTTGCCCTTGGGCCACAAAAGGAAAGATGAATATGTAATAGCTTTGCTCAAACTCAAAAAGTCAGGAAGAGATCAAGAATTTCAAACCTGCGAAAACTTATTATTAAATGCCATGATAGAAGCTCGCAGTTGCGAACGTTTCCGATTATTATCTTTAAATATGGAAGATGAATACTTCCGCAAATTTTACCACGAGTTCATGGTTTCCGAAGCAGGGCATTATACCATGTATATTGATTTGGCCAAAGATTTTATGCCCGAAGAGCACGTGGCAACACGGTGGGAAGAAATATTGGAAGGGGAAGCAAAAATACTGGCACAAATGGAGTTAAGGGGTGATCGGGTGCATTAG
- the topA gene encoding type I DNA topoisomerase: MAKNLVIVESPAKAKTIEGYLGADFSVTSSFGHIRDLSKEEEAVDIANGFNPHYEVPADKKDVVARLKKMAKEADTVWLATDEDREGEAISWHLAEVLGLNIAATKRIVFHEITKRAILEAIKTPRTIDINLVNAQQARRILDRLVGFELSPVLWKKVKPSLSAGRVQSVAVRLIVDREREIQNFTSSFQFKITAEFTLDGGKKLLADLPKRYDTREQAMQFLEGCKNAAYSIENLETKPAKRSPAAPFTTSTLQQEAARKLGYPVGMTMQVAQRLYEAGHITYMRTDSVNLGEMAIEASKAEIEKSYGKEYSHTRKYTTKSAGAQEAHEAIRPTYFENSEVEGSSQETKLYSLIWKRAIASQMSDAQFERTVATINISTTKEKFTATGEVLKFDGFLKVYMESKDDEDDDEATGMLPPLKVGEILSLKEINATQRYGRPAPRYTEASLVKKLEENGIGRPSTYAPTISTVQKRGYVVKEDRSGKEREFETLTLAKNNISSVVKMENYGAEKSKLFPSDIGTVVTDFLVKHFDKIMDYQFTAKVEQEFDEIAEGKVKWQQMLKTFYTPFHETVIQTTETAERQKGERVLGVHPTTGEKIIARIGRYGPLVQIGGEDEEVKPKFANLRQGMMIETMTLEEALELFKLPRVVGEYEGKEIKANTGRFGPYLQHDGKFISIPKTDDPMTIEQGRAIELVEEKRKKEAERLIKSFSENAEMQLLNGRWGPYLAVGKENYKLPKGSDPKTMTYEDCMVIVEQTPAKPGKKAAASKKTEAPAKAAPKKKAAAKKKALAKKK; encoded by the coding sequence ATGGCAAAAAATCTAGTAATAGTCGAGTCACCAGCCAAGGCCAAAACCATAGAAGGCTACTTGGGTGCGGACTTCAGCGTAACATCTTCATTCGGGCACATACGTGACCTGAGCAAAGAGGAAGAAGCCGTAGACATCGCCAATGGGTTTAATCCCCACTACGAAGTGCCCGCCGATAAAAAGGATGTGGTAGCCAGATTGAAAAAAATGGCCAAAGAAGCTGACACCGTTTGGTTAGCGACTGACGAAGACCGAGAAGGGGAAGCCATTTCTTGGCATTTGGCAGAAGTACTCGGCTTGAATATCGCCGCTACAAAACGTATTGTTTTTCATGAAATTACAAAACGTGCAATCCTTGAAGCTATCAAAACGCCGCGTACCATTGACATCAATTTGGTGAATGCCCAGCAGGCACGCCGTATATTAGATAGGCTCGTAGGCTTTGAATTATCTCCCGTACTTTGGAAAAAAGTGAAGCCTAGTCTCTCCGCAGGTCGTGTGCAATCGGTTGCGGTGCGATTAATTGTAGACCGTGAACGCGAGATACAAAATTTTACTTCTAGCTTTCAATTCAAAATTACTGCTGAATTTACCTTGGATGGCGGCAAAAAATTATTGGCCGATTTGCCCAAGCGTTATGATACCCGTGAGCAAGCCATGCAGTTTTTGGAGGGATGCAAAAATGCAGCATATTCTATAGAAAATTTAGAAACAAAACCAGCGAAACGCTCACCAGCCGCACCATTTACTACCAGTACTTTGCAACAAGAAGCAGCCCGTAAACTCGGATATCCTGTAGGCATGACCATGCAAGTGGCCCAACGTTTATACGAAGCAGGGCATATCACTTATATGAGAACGGATTCTGTAAATTTGGGCGAGATGGCTATTGAAGCATCGAAAGCTGAGATTGAAAAAAGTTATGGAAAAGAATATTCGCATACACGGAAATATACTACTAAATCTGCGGGAGCACAAGAAGCCCACGAAGCTATACGCCCAACTTATTTCGAGAACAGCGAAGTGGAAGGCAGCAGTCAAGAAACAAAACTTTATAGTTTGATATGGAAACGTGCCATTGCCTCGCAAATGAGTGATGCACAATTTGAACGTACTGTTGCCACTATCAATATATCAACCACAAAAGAGAAATTTACCGCAACTGGCGAAGTCTTAAAGTTCGATGGTTTCCTAAAAGTATATATGGAAAGTAAAGACGACGAAGATGATGACGAAGCTACAGGAATGCTGCCTCCATTAAAAGTAGGCGAGATATTAAGTCTGAAAGAGATTAATGCCACACAGCGTTATGGCCGGCCCGCACCAAGATATACAGAAGCAAGTTTGGTAAAGAAATTAGAAGAGAATGGCATCGGTCGTCCTTCTACGTATGCTCCAACAATTTCCACCGTCCAAAAGCGTGGTTATGTGGTAAAAGAAGATAGATCTGGCAAAGAGCGTGAGTTTGAAACTTTAACGTTGGCCAAAAATAATATTTCTTCTGTAGTGAAAATGGAAAACTATGGAGCTGAGAAAAGCAAACTTTTTCCCAGCGATATCGGAACGGTGGTTACCGATTTTTTGGTTAAACATTTCGATAAAATCATGGATTACCAATTCACTGCAAAAGTGGAACAGGAGTTTGATGAAATTGCAGAAGGCAAGGTGAAATGGCAACAAATGCTCAAAACATTTTATACCCCATTTCACGAGACTGTAATACAAACTACAGAAACTGCCGAAAGACAAAAAGGAGAAAGAGTTTTAGGAGTTCACCCAACTACTGGCGAAAAAATTATCGCACGTATTGGTCGTTATGGACCACTGGTGCAAATAGGTGGCGAAGACGAAGAAGTGAAGCCCAAATTTGCAAACCTACGCCAAGGCATGATGATAGAAACAATGACCTTGGAAGAAGCTTTGGAATTGTTCAAACTTCCAAGAGTTGTTGGTGAATATGAAGGCAAAGAAATAAAAGCCAATACTGGTAGGTTCGGTCCTTATCTGCAACATGATGGTAAGTTTATTTCGATTCCCAAAACAGATGATCCGATGACGATTGAGCAAGGAAGGGCGATAGAATTGGTAGAAGAAAAACGCAAAAAAGAAGCTGAGCGTTTAATTAAATCCTTCTCTGAAAATGCAGAAATGCAATTATTGAATGGACGTTGGGGGCCATACTTAGCCGTAGGTAAAGAGAATTATAAATTACCCAAAGGTTCCGATCCCAAAACTATGACTTACGAAGATTGTATGGTGATAGTGGAACAAACACCTGCAAAACCTGGAAAGAAAGCAGCGGCATCCAAGAAAACTGAAGCTCCTGCAAAAGCCGCACCTAAGAAAAAAGCTGCAGCCAAAAAGAAAGCACTCGCCAAAAAGAAATAA
- a CDS encoding transglutaminase-like domain-containing protein, with the protein MIDEREIHSLVKLLDDPDLEISSLIEQKLMSYGGVVVPFLENEWETCFDALLQQKLENLISRIQFDVVKKELTTWYANEGEDLLDGVFLIAKFKYPELDKQTLSNQIDKIKLDAWLELNYDLSSLEKTKILNHVIYDLYGFQSNTQNYHSPNNSFINQVLESRRGNPVSLSVVYQLVAQRLNIPIYGVNLPQHFVLAYRDDSGLETVHSIHDTVDLDNLNRGTILFYINAFNHGAVLSLSNLEQFVKQLNLELDPNYFIPCSNIDIVKRMLRNLLFSYNQNKDTRNEHDVKQMLNILGEPDISAFGHSSGQEGDDEEREEEGGEEEE; encoded by the coding sequence ATGATAGACGAACGTGAAATACATTCGTTAGTAAAACTATTGGACGACCCCGATTTGGAGATTTCGTCCCTCATCGAGCAAAAGCTGATGTCGTATGGTGGCGTTGTGGTTCCTTTTTTGGAGAATGAATGGGAGACTTGCTTCGATGCACTATTACAACAAAAATTAGAAAATCTGATTAGCCGTATACAATTCGATGTGGTTAAAAAAGAACTGACAACATGGTATGCCAATGAGGGTGAAGACTTGTTGGACGGTGTGTTTTTGATTGCCAAATTCAAATATCCCGAATTAGATAAGCAAACACTTTCGAACCAAATTGATAAAATAAAATTAGATGCTTGGTTGGAATTAAATTACGATTTGTCGAGTTTGGAAAAGACAAAAATATTGAACCATGTTATATATGATTTATATGGTTTCCAATCGAACACACAAAACTATCATTCACCCAATAATTCCTTTATCAATCAAGTATTGGAGAGCCGTCGCGGCAATCCGGTTTCCTTAAGTGTTGTATATCAATTGGTGGCACAGCGACTTAATATTCCTATATATGGTGTGAACTTGCCACAGCATTTTGTATTGGCTTATCGTGATGATTCGGGATTGGAAACAGTGCATTCCATTCATGATACAGTTGATTTGGATAATCTCAATAGAGGCACGATTTTATTTTATATAAATGCTTTCAATCATGGTGCGGTTTTGTCGTTGAGTAATTTGGAGCAATTTGTAAAACAATTGAATTTGGAATTAGACCCCAATTATTTTATTCCTTGTAGTAATATAGATATCGTAAAAAGAATGTTGCGAAATTTACTGTTTTCTTATAACCAAAATAAAGATACCAGAAATGAGCACGATGTAAAACAAATGCTCAATATATTGGGAGAGCCTGATATATCAGCTTTTGGCCATAGTTCAGGACAAGAAGGTGATGATGAGGAAAGGGAAGAAGAAGGTGGTGAGGAAGAAGAATAG
- the dapA gene encoding 4-hydroxy-tetrahydrodipicolinate synthase, with product MSFNYTGTGVALVTPFTANGEVDYDALGKLIDHVINGGVEYLVVLGTTGESATLTKEEKKNIYKFAVQANNKRVNMVAGMGGNNTAELLETAAHFDYEGYDAVLSVSPYYNKPNQNGIYEHYKAFANKSPLPVIIYNVPGRTGSNISAETQLRLANDISNIVCTKEASGNFEQCMDVIQGKPANFKVVSGDDAITLSLIGAGMDGVISVIGNAYPRIFSDMVRAALANDYETARRLHYKVYELSKLIFTEGSPGGVKYILKQIGVCGDTVRLPLYKISPALEQKMHNIMQTI from the coding sequence ATGAGTTTTAATTATACAGGAACAGGTGTGGCATTGGTTACACCCTTTACGGCAAATGGAGAAGTTGATTATGATGCTTTGGGCAAATTAATCGACCATGTTATTAATGGAGGAGTTGAGTATTTGGTAGTATTAGGTACTACGGGAGAATCTGCTACACTTACAAAAGAAGAGAAAAAGAATATTTATAAGTTTGCCGTGCAGGCCAATAACAAACGCGTGAACATGGTTGCGGGTATGGGCGGAAACAATACTGCCGAACTATTAGAAACTGCTGCTCATTTCGATTACGAAGGATACGATGCAGTACTTTCAGTAAGTCCTTATTATAATAAGCCCAACCAAAACGGAATCTACGAGCATTATAAAGCATTTGCGAATAAAAGTCCTTTGCCAGTTATAATATATAATGTGCCAGGCCGCACAGGTTCTAATATCTCCGCCGAAACACAATTGCGTTTGGCCAATGATATTTCTAATATAGTTTGCACCAAAGAAGCCAGTGGAAACTTTGAACAATGTATGGATGTGATACAAGGCAAGCCTGCAAATTTTAAAGTAGTATCAGGCGATGATGCTATAACTTTATCATTGATAGGAGCAGGAATGGATGGTGTAATTTCAGTAATAGGAAATGCATACCCCCGCATTTTTTCTGATATGGTAAGAGCAGCTCTCGCCAACGACTACGAAACTGCCCGCCGCTTACATTATAAAGTATATGAGCTCAGCAAACTCATATTTACCGAAGGCAGCCCGGGCGGTGTAAAATATATATTAAAACAAATAGGAGTTTGTGGCGATACCGTTCGTTTGCCATTATATAAAATAAGCCCAGCCCTCGAGCAAAAAATGCATAATATTATGCAAACAATATAA
- a CDS encoding capsule assembly Wzi family protein produces MLFNRFHNINKIQKYSRIQSPIGGANYMNDGIEDSLHNINKIQKHSRIQSPLSDSPRQIEGLLSPKYIYLILFCTLFFVNVKGQNDTIKDGSAGNLFEHRPGAYPSQPTYTSSNNFGYHFIDRIEILSGSINQANFSAIKPYYRNQVIECFRKYKESDWLYKPQYQYLHNDNPEFYELKKNESKKIFYTIAPSQLYSIQKEDFTMMVNPVLAFTAAREMNNTTGKNNILYTNTRGVELRGTLGGKIGYYTFLTENQSMEPAYVKNYIDSHQFVMPGVGYLKKFKNYNNAYDYFIARGYITFSPVKTTTVMFGHDRNFIGNGIRSLILSDFSKDYLQLKINTKVWKFNYLNIFAELTDYRRTLGTVLLPKKYMAFHHLSMNVSKNLNIGLSETVVFSRIDSNSNGGFDFNYLNPVIFYRSIEQNNNSADNSMIAADWKWNFLKHFSFYGQVVFDEFLLKHLVKQDGYWANKYSIQSGLKYINVFDIKNLDYQFEYNMIRPYTYTHFKTSTAYTNYGQPMAHPMGANLKEQLHVLRYQPTKNIFIAARYMYNTYGADTGGTHWGANIFEDYHKRQLVGYPKYDLGNTIGQGIKTHIQYLDFTVTYMPWHNLFLELSYIYRNQTSTVSYVNQKSSMLYLNLRLNLPKRDMLF; encoded by the coding sequence ATGTTATTTAACCGCTTTCATAATATAAACAAAATTCAAAAATATAGTAGGATTCAGTCTCCGATAGGAGGAGCAAACTATATGAATGATGGTATAGAAGACAGTTTGCACAATATAAACAAAATTCAAAAACATAGTAGGATTCAGTCTCCCCTCAGCGATTCGCCGCGGCAAATAGAGGGGCTACTAAGCCCCAAATATATATATCTGATACTTTTTTGTACTTTGTTTTTTGTGAATGTGAAGGGGCAAAACGATACTATAAAAGATGGTTCAGCTGGTAATCTATTTGAGCATAGGCCAGGAGCATATCCATCACAACCAACATATACTAGTAGCAATAATTTCGGATATCATTTTATAGATAGAATTGAAATTTTATCTGGTAGCATTAACCAAGCAAATTTTTCTGCGATAAAACCTTATTATAGGAATCAAGTTATAGAATGTTTTAGAAAATATAAAGAATCAGATTGGTTATATAAACCACAATATCAGTATCTACACAATGATAATCCCGAATTTTATGAATTGAAAAAGAATGAAAGTAAAAAAATATTCTATACTATTGCTCCTTCACAATTATATTCCATCCAAAAAGAAGATTTCACTATGATGGTCAACCCCGTCCTCGCCTTCACCGCAGCACGAGAAATGAACAATACCACAGGCAAAAACAATATATTATATACCAATACAAGAGGCGTGGAACTAAGAGGAACGTTAGGCGGTAAAATAGGTTATTATACTTTCTTAACTGAGAACCAGAGTATGGAGCCCGCTTATGTAAAAAACTATATCGATAGTCACCAATTTGTGATGCCAGGTGTAGGTTACCTTAAAAAATTCAAGAACTATAATAATGCCTACGATTATTTTATTGCCCGTGGTTATATTACTTTCAGTCCTGTAAAAACTACTACGGTTATGTTTGGACATGACCGAAATTTCATTGGCAACGGAATTCGTTCTTTAATATTAAGTGATTTTAGTAAAGACTATTTGCAATTGAAAATTAATACCAAAGTATGGAAATTTAATTACCTCAACATATTTGCTGAGCTAACAGATTATCGTAGGACATTAGGTACAGTTTTATTGCCCAAAAAGTATATGGCCTTCCATCATTTGAGTATGAACGTGTCGAAAAATTTGAATATAGGATTGAGTGAAACCGTTGTATTCTCAAGAATTGACAGCAACTCTAATGGCGGTTTTGATTTTAATTATTTAAACCCAGTTATATTTTATAGAAGCATTGAACAGAATAATAACTCCGCAGATAATTCTATGATAGCAGCAGATTGGAAATGGAATTTTTTAAAACATTTTTCATTTTATGGTCAGGTAGTTTTTGATGAGTTTTTGTTAAAGCACTTGGTAAAACAGGATGGTTACTGGGCCAACAAATATTCGATACAAAGCGGCTTGAAATATATCAATGTATTTGATATTAAGAATCTGGATTATCAGTTTGAGTATAATATGATCCGTCCATATACTTATACGCATTTCAAAACCTCAACTGCTTATACAAACTATGGTCAGCCTATGGCACATCCGATGGGGGCAAATTTGAAAGAACAATTACATGTTTTGCGTTATCAACCTACAAAAAATATATTTATAGCTGCACGTTATATGTATAATACTTATGGTGCTGATACGGGCGGAACACATTGGGGGGCAAACATCTTCGAAGATTATCACAAACGCCAATTGGTAGGTTATCCTAAGTATGATTTGGGGAATACGATAGGGCAAGGTATAAAAACACATATACAATATTTAGATTTTACAGTAACTTATATGCCTTGGCATAATTTGTTTTTGGAGCTGAGTTATATATATAGAAACCAAACGAGCACGGTGAGTTATGTGAATCAAAAATCGAGTATGTTATATTTGAATTTGCGTTTAAATTTGCCCAAACGTGATATGTTATTTTAA
- a CDS encoding SDR family NAD(P)-dependent oxidoreductase, whose protein sequence is MMKTAVITGISKGIGKALCELLLSKNYRVTGIGQHKPDIENEHLTFIKADVRNYIQVADAILQIKTNYNNQIDVLINNAGLGYFGNLEDMPIEQWHEMFDTNVDGVFYTCKEIIPIMKQQKSGHIINIASTAALEGMPQVSAYCASKWAVKGLTESLWRELRDYKIKVTCVYPGSTKTDFFRNSPGIKPHDYMLMPEDVAQMIVHAIETPPNFHQVNLEVRPLQPKGPKV, encoded by the coding sequence ATGATGAAAACGGCAGTTATTACAGGTATTAGCAAAGGTATTGGCAAAGCATTATGCGAATTGTTATTGTCTAAAAATTATCGTGTAACAGGCATTGGTCAACATAAACCTGATATAGAAAACGAACATCTTACTTTTATAAAAGCAGATGTGAGAAACTATATACAAGTTGCTGATGCTATTTTACAAATTAAAACAAATTATAATAACCAAATTGATGTATTGATTAACAATGCAGGTTTGGGTTATTTTGGTAATTTAGAAGATATGCCTATCGAGCAATGGCATGAAATGTTTGATACAAACGTGGATGGAGTTTTTTATACTTGCAAGGAGATTATTCCTATCATGAAACAGCAGAAAAGCGGCCATATCATTAATATAGCAAGTACCGCTGCACTAGAAGGAATGCCGCAGGTCTCCGCCTACTGTGCAAGCAAGTGGGCAGTGAAAGGATTGACCGAAAGTTTGTGGCGTGAATTGCGTGATTATAAAATTAAAGTAACTTGTGTTTATCCTGGTTCGACCAAAACAGATTTCTTCAGAAATAGTCCGGGTATTAAACCACACGATTATATGTTAATGCCCGAGGATGTAGCACAAATGATTGTGCACGCAATAGAAACTCCTCCCAATTTCCATCAAGTAAATTTGGAAGTGAGGCCGCTGCAACCTAAAGGTCCGAAAGTGTAA